A genome region from Thermococcus onnurineus NA1 includes the following:
- the gdhA gene encoding glutamate dehydrogenase has product MVEIDPFEMAVKQLERAAQFMDISEEALEFLKRPQRILEVSIPVEMDDGSVKVFTGFRVQYNWARGPTKGGIRWHPEETLSTVKALAAWMTWKTAVMDLPYGGGKGGIICNPKELSDREKERLARGYIRAIYDIISPYTDVPAPDVYTNPQIMAWMMDEYEAISRRKVPSFGIITGKPPGVGGIVARMDATARGAAFTVREAAKALGMDLKDKTIAIQGYGNAGYYMAKIMSEEFGMKVVAVSDSRGGIYNPDGLNADEVLEWKKKNGSVKDFPGAQNITNEELLELEVDVLAPSAIEGVITKDNADKIKAKIIAELANGPTTPEADEILHEKGVLVIPDFLCNAGGVTVSYFEWVQNITGDYWDLETTRAKLDKKMTKAFWDVYNTHKEKNINMRDAAYVVAVQRVYDAMKWRGWVKK; this is encoded by the coding sequence ATGGTCGAGATTGACCCATTTGAGATGGCCGTTAAGCAGCTTGAGAGGGCTGCCCAGTTTATGGACATAAGTGAAGAGGCTCTTGAGTTCCTTAAGAGGCCCCAGAGGATTCTTGAGGTCAGCATCCCCGTCGAGATGGATGATGGTTCTGTTAAGGTTTTCACCGGTTTCCGTGTCCAGTACAACTGGGCACGCGGCCCGACTAAGGGTGGTATAAGGTGGCACCCTGAGGAGACCCTCAGCACCGTCAAGGCCCTTGCCGCCTGGATGACCTGGAAGACCGCCGTTATGGACCTCCCGTACGGCGGCGGTAAGGGTGGTATCATCTGCAACCCGAAGGAGCTCTCTGACAGAGAGAAGGAGAGGCTCGCCAGGGGATACATAAGGGCTATCTACGACATTATCAGCCCGTACACTGACGTTCCTGCCCCTGACGTTTACACCAACCCACAGATTATGGCCTGGATGATGGACGAGTACGAGGCTATCAGCAGGAGGAAGGTTCCAAGCTTTGGTATCATCACCGGTAAGCCGCCTGGAGTCGGTGGTATTGTTGCCAGGATGGATGCCACCGCCAGGGGCGCTGCCTTTACCGTCAGGGAAGCAGCTAAGGCCCTCGGCATGGATCTCAAGGACAAGACCATCGCCATCCAGGGCTACGGTAACGCCGGTTACTACATGGCCAAGATTATGAGCGAGGAGTTCGGTATGAAGGTCGTCGCCGTCAGCGACAGCAGGGGTGGCATTTACAACCCGGACGGACTCAACGCCGACGAGGTTCTCGAGTGGAAGAAGAAGAACGGCAGCGTTAAGGACTTCCCAGGTGCCCAGAACATCACCAACGAGGAGCTCCTCGAGCTCGAGGTCGATGTCCTCGCCCCGAGCGCCATCGAGGGCGTTATCACCAAGGACAACGCCGACAAGATCAAGGCCAAGATCATTGCTGAGCTCGCCAACGGCCCGACCACCCCGGAGGCCGACGAGATCCTCCACGAGAAGGGTGTCCTTGTCATACCGGACTTCCTCTGTAACGCCGGTGGTGTCACTGTCAGCTACTTCGAGTGGGTCCAGAACATAACTGGAGACTACTGGGACCTTGAGACCACCAGGGCTAAGCTCGACAAGAAGATGACCAAGGCATTCTGGGACGTTTACAACACCCACAAGGAGAAGAACATCAACATGCGTGACGCCGCCTACGTCGTCGCTGTCCAGAGGGTCTACGACGCCATGAAGTGGCGCGGATGGGTGAAGAAGTGA
- a CDS encoding branched-chain amino acid ABC transporter permease — MIMELLQLILVWIGIYAVVNISLNIEYGYTGIPNFGRHFAVLIGAIMLGGAVNRILMAMLRIDGDLITGTTDLVFKANSLFAVHPIYGLVYFFGSLTLAFLFGALLGALFILPSARLKGDYLGMTLLAIGEVTFLLAYYTPSLMGGYYGTAVPDPLAFLSGSNREWVFIGLVLLVMVLVFIFAEKLLNTPFGRLLKAHRENEEVVKAFGRDVMRIRIKASIIGSGIAALGGVLYGFHALNLISSAFTRIEWAFYPFIMILLGGRGNNRGVLLGTAIFVTLKVLIETYKFQLVQLLHIPFEPVWLEYILFGVLALLIIYYRPEGLIREGQILTGPIKRLRDGR, encoded by the coding sequence ATGATCATGGAACTGCTCCAGCTCATACTCGTCTGGATTGGGATATATGCGGTAGTAAACATAAGCCTGAACATTGAGTACGGTTACACAGGAATACCAAACTTCGGAAGGCACTTCGCCGTCCTTATAGGGGCGATTATGCTTGGTGGAGCTGTAAATCGTATCCTCATGGCTATGCTCAGAATCGACGGCGATCTTATAACTGGAACCACCGATCTCGTCTTCAAAGCCAACAGCCTCTTCGCAGTCCACCCCATCTATGGACTGGTTTATTTCTTTGGCTCTCTAACATTGGCTTTCCTGTTCGGGGCCCTCTTGGGTGCCCTCTTCATACTACCGAGCGCTAGGCTCAAGGGGGATTACCTCGGAATGACGCTCTTGGCCATAGGTGAGGTAACGTTTCTGCTGGCCTACTACACTCCATCTTTAATGGGCGGGTACTATGGAACAGCGGTTCCAGACCCACTAGCCTTTTTGTCGGGAAGCAACAGGGAGTGGGTATTCATAGGGCTTGTTCTCCTGGTAATGGTACTGGTATTCATATTCGCTGAGAAACTTCTCAACACACCCTTTGGAAGACTGTTGAAGGCCCACAGGGAGAACGAGGAAGTTGTGAAGGCTTTCGGTCGGGACGTTATGAGGATTAGGATTAAAGCCTCAATTATTGGCTCGGGAATAGCAGCTCTCGGCGGAGTCCTCTATGGCTTCCATGCTCTTAACCTGATAAGTAGCGCATTCACTAGGATTGAGTGGGCGTTCTACCCATTCATCATGATACTCCTAGGGGGAAGGGGCAATAACAGAGGAGTTCTCCTTGGAACAGCTATCTTTGTGACGCTGAAAGTTCTAATAGAGACTTACAAGTTCCAGCTGGTACAGCTACTACACATACCCTTTGAGCCAGTATGGCTAGAATACATTCTATTTGGTGTTTTAGCCCTATTGATAATCTACTACAGGCCGGAGGGGTTAATAAGAGAGGGTCAGATACTGACAGGGCCAATAAAGCGGTTAAGAGACGGAAGGTAA
- a CDS encoding branched-chain amino acid ABC transporter permease, with amino-acid sequence MSMGVLEGALTYANLLALLALGLTLTYITTGVPNFAHGSFAVIGSYLAYTLYVGLGLNPYLALIPAPITGGLFGIAVYLLTLKPLIRKGASVDMLMMATLAVDIILYGLLGAYSDVISSAFKRNASKFVFTNADFAVSGIPGRLVVSSLLVVATLVALYILLYRTKFGTALRASMENPALAEAMGIDVERTRLFSWFLAAALAGMVGAVLPFLQETVPGTGGFIIVSVFAASIVGGLKNISGGLIGGYIIGLSESLVTFGLSDVLGTGILVYGKVVSLMIMIAVLLLMPEGITGTKVWRRLMR; translated from the coding sequence ATGTCGATGGGTGTTCTTGAAGGTGCGCTGACCTACGCCAACCTGTTGGCCCTCTTGGCCCTAGGGCTCACGCTCACCTACATAACCACTGGAGTTCCAAACTTTGCCCACGGTTCCTTCGCGGTGATAGGTTCGTATCTAGCGTACACGCTCTACGTAGGGCTCGGGCTCAACCCCTACTTGGCTCTCATTCCGGCTCCTATTACAGGAGGTCTATTTGGTATAGCTGTCTACCTGCTCACGCTGAAGCCCTTAATCCGAAAAGGTGCTTCGGTTGATATGCTGATGATGGCCACACTGGCGGTGGACATTATCCTATACGGCCTACTCGGTGCCTATTCAGACGTCATAAGTTCTGCATTCAAGAGAAACGCTAGCAAATTTGTCTTTACGAACGCTGACTTTGCTGTGTCAGGAATTCCCGGCAGGTTAGTCGTTTCCAGCCTCCTTGTAGTTGCGACGCTCGTCGCACTCTACATCCTGCTGTACCGCACCAAGTTCGGAACCGCTCTAAGGGCGTCGATGGAAAACCCTGCCCTAGCCGAAGCAATGGGGATAGACGTCGAGAGGACGAGGCTGTTTTCCTGGTTTCTGGCGGCGGCACTGGCGGGCATGGTTGGTGCAGTCTTGCCCTTCCTTCAGGAGACAGTACCCGGAACTGGAGGCTTTATAATAGTGTCAGTCTTCGCGGCCAGTATAGTCGGTGGACTAAAGAACATCAGCGGTGGTCTCATTGGCGGGTACATAATAGGCCTTTCCGAGTCACTTGTTACCTTCGGTCTCTCAGACGTTCTCGGGACTGGGATTCTCGTCTACGGAAAGGTGGTTTCTCTCATGATAATGATAGCCGTACTACTTCTGATGCCCGAGGGGATTACCGGCACAAAGGTCTGGAGGAGGTTGATGAGATGA